CCATAAAATTCATATAACTCAGACAAATGCCCCAGCAACACATCTTTCACTTCCTGAATATCAGGTGCGACTAAATGTTCACCTGTTTCGAGATAATGTGCGATTTCACGGAAAATCCACGGGCGACCTTGGGCAGCACGTCCAATCATCACGGCATCAGCCCCTGTATAATCCAAAACATATTTGGCTTTTTCAGGACTATCAATGTCACCATTGGCAATCACAGGAATCGACAGCATGCTTTTTACATCTTTAATCAAGCTATAACGTGCTGTATTTAAATACATATCCTCACGAGTACGCCCATGTAAAGCAAGTGCTGCAATCCCTGCTTCTTCTGCACGTTTTGCCACACGCATAATATTTTCATGCCCATTTAAAAAACCTAAACGGGTCTTTAAGGTCACAGGTACATCGACCGCAGCGACAACTGCATCCAAAATTCGAGCCACTAAGTCTTCATCTTTGAGTAATGCCGAACCTGCCAATTTATTACAAACCTTTTTAGCAGGACACCCCATATTAATGTCGACAATTTGAGCGCCATTCGAGACTTGATAACGTGCCGCTTCAGCCAACTGCTCAGGCTCTGAACCTGCAATTTGCGCTGAAATAGGCGCAAGTTCACCGTCAAAATTGGCACGATATAAACTTTTTTTGGTCATACGTAAAGTTTGATCAGAGGTCATCATTTCACTGACCGCATGTCCTGCACCAAAGTATTTGCACAATGTGCGAAATGGCCGATCAGTGACACCTGCCATCGGGGCAACAAAAACAGGAGAATGCTTTGATCTATCAAATAAGTCTTGAATGACCTGATATTGACTCAATTGTATAACCTCATTTAACGTTTTAAATCCACTACACCCTCTTCATATTCTATTTAAAATACAATTTGCATAGATAGAATACCCTGCCAAAAGTGGTTAAATCGTTATTTACACAGCACAAAAAAGGGCTTAGCATCCCAATCAACATTGGCGCTAATCATTTATTAGGCTATTGTAAATCTTGACGTTATATTTGTGTAAAAAACTTTGGAATAATTAATCGCGCAAAAGCATGACTTATAGTTTTTTAAAATATAAGTCATCTGACAGATAGTTTAGGATTGTTGAGTTGTCACCGAAACCTAAAGTTTTTAAGCGCATTCATTTAAGACAAAGTTTGTGACTCTGCATAGAATGGATTTGATTGATCTTTCATCATAAAGCGATTGTGATCCGCTTGTTGTAATACATCCTGACTCTTAGACTGATGATCTGAAACAGAAATACCGTAACTCAACATTGGTAAAATTTCTTTATTTTTGAGCTTTATAGGATGTGCCTGAATTGCATTCAATAAACGTCCTGCAATTTGCGCCATTTGGGCTTGGTTAATATCATTTAAAATCAAAATAAATTCTGAATCACTCAAACGCCCAATCAAATCAGTTTCACGAATATTATGAGCAAGTTTTTGAGCAACTTCGTAGATTACTTTATCACCAGATTTTTGATTGTATTGCGTACGAATTTCATCTAAATTATCAATATTAATCAATAGAATGCCATAATGCGTTGTTTCTTGTGGGTGCAATTCTTTGACAAATTGATTAATTCCAAACTGATTGTAAACCCCAGTCAAAGCGTCAATTTCTATACTTTGATCTTTTGTATCTTTATGAATCAGTTTCGTAATAAATGAATTTTTCAAAACCTGATTCACAAATCTATACAGTTTACGGCGCTTTTCTGAATAGATTTTATTTCTCATAACAATCCCCTAGCGGTGACATTTTTTTTGTTTTCATCGCATAAATGTAGCAATTTATTCAAAAATTTCCAAACTTATTTTCCTACAAATTACTGACACACATAATAGTAAAAAAAATTTAAGCGAAACATATCACATAAAGTTTAAAAATTTAATAAAAATATTATGGATATATGTTTTTCATTTTCTCATCATCATTGTTCTCTGACTTTTATCAGTCATCAACTCAAAGCAGAGAATTTCATATAATCGAAACAAAATGATGATCAAAATCTTACAGCCAATAACCCAAATACTGCTAAGCGCCACATTGTGCTAAAAATAATTCAATAGCATGTTGTGCAATTTCTGCATCTTCAAATGATTTAACACCTGAAACCCCCACAGCACCGACCAACTGTCCTTGGTATAAAATCGGCTCACCACCTTCTAACATGCCCGAAAAGGTATCCATAGTGAGAAAACCCATCTGACCATTTTTAATTAAATTTTCAAATAAGCCCGAAGGACGACGGCTAATCGCAGAGCATTTGGCTTTTTCTAAACATAAATTTGCAGTCATTGGTGAAGCACCATCCATACGCTTCATAGCAAGTAAATTGCCTGTTTCATCGACAATTGCAATGCTGACATTAAATTGTTTTTGAACTGCATATTGATATGCCTGATCCAATAAAAACTCGGCATCAGCCAAGGTCAAATAATGTTTGGTTTGCATCCATTCATTCCTGTTAAAATTTAAAGGAGTTCCCTCTCCTGAGCGAATTTTTAAGCACTACTTTAAAAATGATGCCAAAGTGAGGGTTAGCCAAAGGTAAAATACTCAATTGCATTTAAAGCAATGCCTTAAATGCAATATAAGTGAGTCATTAACCTTTCATTTCTGCAAAAACTTCTTTTGCCATATCAATGGTAAATTGAATATCTTCATCACTATGTGCAGCTGAAATAAAGCCCGCTTCAAAAGCCGATGGCGCAAGATTGACACCACGTTTTAACATACCGTGGAAGAACTTACGGAAAGCGTCGACATCACATTTCAACATCGAGTCAAAGCTTGTGATATCTTCTTGATCTGTAAAGTACAAGCCAAACATTGCACCCACTTGCTGAGTTTTAAAGGCAATGCCTGCTTCATTCGCAGCAGCTTGTAAACCTATAAGTAATTTTTCGAGTTGTGCAGTAATATTTTCATAAAAGCCGTCTTGGCGTAAATGCTTAAACATTTCAATTCCTGCACGCATCGCCAATGGATTGCCTGACAATGTCCCTGCTTGATACACTTTACCAAGTGGCGCAATGCATTCCATCACTTCACGTTTACCACCAAAGGCACCTACAGGCAGACCTGCACCAATGATTTTACCCAGAGTGGTTAAGTCAGGGGTTACACCATAATGTGCTTGCGCACCGCCCAGGCCCACACGGAAACCTGTCATCACTTCATCAATGATGAAAACTGAACCATGCTCGTCACACACATCACGAATGGCTTGTAAGAATCCATCAATCGGTTTAACCAGATTCATATTGCCTGCGACAGGTTCAACAATCACCCCTGCAATTTCAGCACCAAACTTGGCAAAGCATTCTTTTAAAGTGGGAATATCATTGTATGGCAATGTTAAAGTGTGTTTAGCAAAATCAGCAGGAACACCAGCAGAAGTCGCTTCCCCTTCACCTTTGGTTAATAAACCTGAACCTGCTTTTACAAGCAATGAATCTGAGTGACCGTGATAACAGCCTTCAAATTTGACAATTTTGTCACGCCCTGTATAACCACGCGCTAAACGAATCGCCGTCATGGTCGCCTCAGTCCCTGAGTTGGTCATACGAACCAATTCAATTGAAGGCATAATTTCACAGATAATATCTGCAAGTGTTGTTTCATGCACAGTCGGTGCACCGAAACTTAAACCATCGACAGCAGCATCTTGCACTGCTTTGATAATGTCAGGATGCGCATGCCCTAAAATCATCGGCCCCCATGAACCCACATAGTCGACATAACGCTTGCCATCGACATCGTACAAATAAGCACCCTTGGCTTTTTCAATAAAAACTGGCGTACCACCGACACCATTAAACGCACGTACAGGAGAGTTCACCCCACCTGGAATGTGTTTGCTTGCTTGTTTAAACAATTGTTCTTGCTTGGCAGATAAAGTCATGGAAATGCTCAACTTAAAAATACAATGGCATTCAAAAAAGCTTATGCTTTTGATGCAAATAAATCAGCCCATTCGTGGGTACGCACAGTAACGCCTGATAATGATTGTCCCAATATATCACTAATCACGGCACAAAGGTCGGCACCAGCATCAATCACTTCACTTGAATTTTCAACAGTTAAACCACCAATCGCACAAATTGGCACATTAAATTTTGCTTTGGCTTGTTTTAAAGTCTCTAAACCAATATTACCTGCCTCAGGCTTGGTTTCAGTCGCATAAATTGCACCAAAAGCTACATAGTTTGCACCATCAGCAATGGCTTGTTCTGCAAGTTCAATCGAATTATTACAACTACGACCAATCAAAATATTTTTCGGCAGACGAGTAACTGCTTCTACGATAGAACCATCATCTTGCCCTAAATGTACACCCACACCATATTTTACCGCAGCATCTAAGTCATCATTAATGACAAAAGGGACTTTATATTGCGCACACATCGACTTCATATATTCGATTTCATAGTCCTGATCTTGTTTTGCCACTTTTTTACGGCGATATTGCAATACTGCCACTTCATAAGTTGACATTGCACCTTCAAGCTTTGCCAATAAAAGCTCAATTGGATCATCATTGGTGATTAAATATAAACCGCGCATAAGTCAAAAACTCAAAACAAATACAAAACTTTGATTATTATAAGACAAAGCGTTATGAGAACACATTGATTAAATGTAGAAATTAAAAAACTTAATCATTTACTGAACTTATTGATAAAACTGACTGCAAATAATTTCAGTAATTTGACTCATAGTAAATTAGGCAAAAAGACGACTTTATGATCAATTTTATAAAAAAAAGCTACCAAAACTGTTAAAAGGGCTGAAATGTAACTGGATCGGCTTTTTTTTGCGGATGAGTAGCGGTTGTTAAACAACATAAACCATTGAAATAAAAATAATTTTAATGAATAATTTCGCACAACCTCCCCCCATTATGTTAAATGAAATCAATATTCGAGTAATTTTCTTTTATACTAAAACAAAATTTATGATATTTAATTCAACTTATGAATCCAACAATAGATACAATTTTAAGAAAAGTAGATGGATTAAAGCTTACTCAAGATTTCTTCTTTGTGATGAATAAAACCATTCACTTAAGGTATGCAACTATTTATGAAACAGATGAAATAGGATTCAGAAATCTAGGGAATACTGAAGATATATTTCAAGAAATATATGACCTTATGGATAGTTCAGAATTAGATAATGGAATTTATAGCTATTATTCTATTGATAAAAAAGTAATACATCATACTGATTACAATCCTGAGTTATTTTGGGATGATGCAATGGAATTGATCTTATATCAAACTTATGGGGTAACGCCATCTGATGAAGAAAGAAAAATTCAATTACAGACAAGCCTTCAAGAAGAAAAAATAAAGCAGACCCTAGTATATGCTTGCTATCTTAATTTAGTAGATCAGATAGATTTTTTATTATCAAAAAAAATAAGTAAAGGTGAGTTAAATAGAGAGCTTAAAGGTGTAGGAACTCCTTTAGGATTGAGCATTCAGGAAAATAATACTGATTTAGCTAAGAAATTATTAGAACTTGGTGCAGACCCAAAGAAAAAATCATTTGTATATACGCCACTTGAATTGGCCTTTAGATATTCAGATGAAATGGTATTCTATTTTTTTGAGCATTTTAAAGAATATTTTATTAAAACGATAACACAAAAGGGCTTAGCTATTGCTGGGCTCAATAAAAATACTGAAATTTATAAATTATTAATAGATTTAGGTTGTAATCCACTCGGTAAAGATCCAGTTTTCCAAATGCCTCATGTTTTCGTAGATTATAATAATTTATACGGATTACAGTTCTTAGCTGAATATGGAATAGATATGAAACACAAAAATAAATACAAGGAAACAGCATTTGAAAGAGCACAGAAGCAAGGAAAAACTGAATTAATGAACTACCTAGAAGCGTTTAATTAGGTTTTCTAAAATTAACATAATACACCTTATGCGAAAGCATCTATGTAACTCCAAAATAGAAATGTCCGGTTTCTCCAAAGTAAAAATGTCCGCTTTTAGAATATGCGCTTTTGCGATTATCTAAGCGGACGGTTTGATATGTTGGTGTCTATGTCGGATAAAGAACTTAAACGATTGTCGGTCTTGCAGGAAATCTGCGATCAACGCATAACTCAACCTCAGGCTGCTCAGCTACTTCATATCTCAGAACGTCAAATCAGACGATTACTGCAGAAATATAAAGCTCAAGGCCCAGCTGCATTAGCACATGCTGCACGTGGCCAAACCAGCAACTCCAGGCTTCCTGAAGAAATCAGGCTCAAGTGCCTCAATCTTGTTGCTGAGCAATTCCACGGTTTTGGACCCACTTTAGCGCATGAAAAGCTCACCACTGTTCATGGATTTGATATTTCAGTGGAAACACTACGTTCTTGGATGATTGCAGCTAATTTATGGATTCCTCGCGCCAAGCGTCTGAAACGACCGTATCAGCCTCGTTATAACCGAGATTGCGTCGGTGAACTGATCCAGATTGATGGCTCATATCATGACTGGTTTGAAGGCCGTTCTGCCAAGTGCTGCCTACTGGTATTTATCGATGATGCCACAGGAAAATTACAGCATTTACGCTTCTGTGAATCAGAATCAGCCTTTGACTATATGATTTCAACACGCTTATATGTCGAACAGCACGGTAAGCCTTTAGCATTTTACAGCGACAAACATTCAGTCTTCAGGGTGAATCAAAGCAGCAATAAAGACACCAAGATCACGCAATTTGGACGTGTGCTCAGTACCCTCAATATCGATATCATCTTCGCCAACTCACCACAAGCTAAAGGCCGTGTAGAACGGGCGAATAGAACGCTTCAGGACCGTCTGATCAAAGAAATGCGCTTGGAAGGTATCTGTTCGATTGAGCAAGCGAATGCCTGGCTACCCTGCTTCATTGAGCAGTTCAATCAGAAGTTCGCCAAGATGGCTTTTAATCCTAAGAATCTACATCGGCCTATCACTGAAACAGCCGAAGAATTAGATGATATTTTTACTTGGCGTGAACCCCGCAGAGTCACGAATAGCCTGACGATTACTTATGATAAATGCGTATATCTCCTAGAAAACACCGAAGAAAATCAAAGGTTGATCGGTAAGTATCTTGAGTTCCTGGAATACCCGGATGGTACTGTAGCCCTCATGCATGATGGCCGAAAGATCAATTACAGCCTATTCGATAAATTAAGTCAGCTGAATCAGCGAGAGATTGTTGAGAATAAACGGTTGGGTGCTGTTCTGAATCATATCCAACAACAGCATGAAGAACTGGAACAACAAAACAAACGCAATCGTTCTCAAAAGATGCCAAGTAGACGTGCACAGAAAACAGCGATTGAACAACGAAATCTGAATCCTGTGCTTGACTTGGAAATGTCCATATAGGACATTTCTATTTGGTTATTAGGTAGGACATTTCTACTTGGGAATAACACATCTATATTAATTTAATTATTTCAATAAGTTGAAGTCCATGAAAGTCTGACTTGTGCAAATCAGACTTTTTATATGGTTGATCACGTTCCACGCTTACTTCTTATGGATTATTCCACATTTTTGTTTAGCCTAATTTAATTATCGGATGAAATTTAAAATGCTAAAACATACTAAGCCTTTATTAAAAATAAAATCTAACTCTCGATCTTATCCAACTGACGATCTTTCAGACTTAAGTTACCTCGAACAATATCCGATAACATGCGCCAATCTGAAATAAAGCTATATAATGGTTGTTTAAAACTTGCGGGTTTGTTTTTTTCAAACATAAAATGCCCCACCCATGCACAGGCATAGCCAGACACTAATCCATACACAAAATATTTCGCTTTGCGTTGACGAATTGCTTTACTAAAAAAATAAATCCCGACACTACTCCCTACCGCATGTAGACGGCGACTCGTGATATTACGATGCTCTGTTAAATAAAAACGGTAAAATTCAGCATAGTTTTTAATTGGAAGTTGAAATTGTGGCTGAACAGATACATCCCGTTTTGGCTCAATCTGGCTATTCATCGTAGATCCTTTTGAATATTTTTTATGCCTTTCACTGTATAGTTTGCATTTAAAAAAGGCAATGTCCTTTTTCGGCACAATATCATCCATAGCAGCAAAATCGGCACAGGATTGAACTGCTTTATTGTGTGAATATCCGTTACAATTTAACAAGATCAGTCGTAAAATGTTGCGCAGTCATTTTTCAACGTTGTTATTGAAAAATTTGCTCAAATTTATATTTTTATTGTTTTCATTATTTGTTGTTTAGGAAAATTTCATGCTTGAAGTTGAGTTAAAATTTCAGATTCCAGAAGCTCGCCGCCATGCATTACTCAAAGCATTAGACCCCAAAAAATCTGAAACCGTTCACCTACAAGCTAAATATTACGATACTGAAAACCAATTATTGTCACAACATTCGGCTGCACTGCGTCAACGCCTCGAAGGCACACGTTGGATTCAAACGCTCAAAGCCATGGGTAAAACTCAGCTGCACCGTTTTGAACATAATCATGATCTTGGTGAGCTAGAAACAGCCCCTGAATTAAATTTAGACATTTATCAAGAATATCCCGAAGCATTAGAGATTTTAAAAAATACCCTCGGCGAACACACAGAGCAACTCAAACTACAGTTTGAAACTGACATTCAACGTACCTTTCGTGTGATGCAATATCAAGATGCCGAAATCGAAATCAGTATCGATGTCGGTGAAATTCGCACAGAAACTGCCAAACAAGAGATTTATGAAGTTGAATTTGAACTCAAAAGTGGTTCAATCCAGTCTTTACTCGCGTTTAGTTTTGAATGGGTAAAAAAATATCAACTATGGCTCGATGTACGTAGCAAAGCTGAATTTGGTCATTTATTGGTTGAAAATAAATCGGTCAGCCCAGCTAAATTTGCCAAAGAGCTCATGTTAAATAAAAAAGAATCTGCTGATTTTAATTTACGACTATTGATTGCCAATCAATTACAGCATTTACTGCCCAATATTGCCGCAATTTCAGCACATGTTGCTGAACCTGAACACTTACAACAAGCACAAATCGCCTTACATCATTTACATTTAAGCATTTCATTATTCAAAGAATGGAGTACTGATATTTCGGATAAATGGGCATATCAATTGGCAGCATTTAAAAGCCATTTCCAAAATCTTGCGCATTTTGAACATATGCAAAATACCCTAGGTGCATTGCTACAAAATCCGAAAACAGCAGAGAGTTTGGACAAAGACATTTTATATGCCAAAGAAAAATTGAATAATTTAGTGAAATCTACACTGAACGTTCAACATTATTTAGAACTTTTAATGTTTAGTTTAAATAATGAAAAGAAAACCCAAAGCCACGATTTAAAATGGTTTGCACAAAATACTTTGCAAAATCAATATAAACAACTGCAAGACAGCTTAAATCATGCCGATCTTGCTGACCTCGAAACCTTAGAGGAACTGGCATTAAGACTCAGTGAGTTAAAATTTAGCTTCCCCATTTTAACTGCTATTTATGATGTGAAAAATCTACAGAAATATGGCAAAGCACTCAATGATGCACAACATGCATCTGAGCAATATCAGGTGCTTGCATCATCTTCATCGTATTTACAACAAACCGATTTAGAAGCGAGTGATTGGTTTGCCTTAGGTTGGCTCACCGCGAAACAAGAAGTCTATGCAGAAAAGTTACTTGAAGCGACTGAGCAATTTTTAGTGAGCCGTAAATTCTTAAAATAAATCTATTTTGCAGCGTCATCTACGGATCTACGCTGCATTGATTTTTTGCT
The DNA window shown above is from Acinetobacter piscicola and carries:
- the dusB gene encoding tRNA dihydrouridine synthase DusB, whose protein sequence is MQDLFDRSKHSPVFVAPMAGVTDRPFRTLCKYFGAGHAVSEMMTSDQTLRMTKKSLYRANFDGELAPISAQIAGSEPEQLAEAARYQVSNGAQIVDINMGCPAKKVCNKLAGSALLKDEDLVARILDAVVAAVDVPVTLKTRLGFLNGHENIMRVAKRAEEAGIAALALHGRTREDMYLNTARYSLIKDVKSMLSIPVIANGDIDSPEKAKYVLDYTGADAVMIGRAAQGRPWIFREIAHYLETGEHLVAPDIQEVKDVLLGHLSELYEFYGEYSGCRIARKHIAWYTKGLRSSNEFRQNMYKVESTADQAKVVEAYFNHLLEQGNIMSDVQVEKVNLLDV
- a CDS encoding GGDEF domain-containing protein — encoded protein: MRNKIYSEKRRKLYRFVNQVLKNSFITKLIHKDTKDQSIEIDALTGVYNQFGINQFVKELHPQETTHYGILLINIDNLDEIRTQYNQKSGDKVIYEVAQKLAHNIRETDLIGRLSDSEFILILNDINQAQMAQIAGRLLNAIQAHPIKLKNKEILPMLSYGISVSDHQSKSQDVLQQADHNRFMMKDQSNPFYAESQTLS
- a CDS encoding GlcG/HbpS family heme-binding protein — protein: MQTKHYLTLADAEFLLDQAYQYAVQKQFNVSIAIVDETGNLLAMKRMDGASPMTANLCLEKAKCSAISRRPSGLFENLIKNGQMGFLTMDTFSGMLEGGEPILYQGQLVGAVGVSGVKSFEDAEIAQHAIELFLAQCGA
- the hemL gene encoding glutamate-1-semialdehyde 2,1-aminomutase, which codes for MTLSAKQEQLFKQASKHIPGGVNSPVRAFNGVGGTPVFIEKAKGAYLYDVDGKRYVDYVGSWGPMILGHAHPDIIKAVQDAAVDGLSFGAPTVHETTLADIICEIMPSIELVRMTNSGTEATMTAIRLARGYTGRDKIVKFEGCYHGHSDSLLVKAGSGLLTKGEGEATSAGVPADFAKHTLTLPYNDIPTLKECFAKFGAEIAGVIVEPVAGNMNLVKPIDGFLQAIRDVCDEHGSVFIIDEVMTGFRVGLGGAQAHYGVTPDLTTLGKIIGAGLPVGAFGGKREVMECIAPLGKVYQAGTLSGNPLAMRAGIEMFKHLRQDGFYENITAQLEKLLIGLQAAANEAGIAFKTQQVGAMFGLYFTDQEDITSFDSMLKCDVDAFRKFFHGMLKRGVNLAPSAFEAGFISAAHSDEDIQFTIDMAKEVFAEMKG
- the thiE gene encoding thiamine phosphate synthase, which gives rise to MRGLYLITNDDPIELLLAKLEGAMSTYEVAVLQYRRKKVAKQDQDYEIEYMKSMCAQYKVPFVINDDLDAAVKYGVGVHLGQDDGSIVEAVTRLPKNILIGRSCNNSIELAEQAIADGANYVAFGAIYATETKPEAGNIGLETLKQAKAKFNVPICAIGGLTVENSSEVIDAGADLCAVISDILGQSLSGVTVRTHEWADLFASKA
- a CDS encoding ankyrin repeat domain-containing protein; translation: MNPTIDTILRKVDGLKLTQDFFFVMNKTIHLRYATIYETDEIGFRNLGNTEDIFQEIYDLMDSSELDNGIYSYYSIDKKVIHHTDYNPELFWDDAMELILYQTYGVTPSDEERKIQLQTSLQEEKIKQTLVYACYLNLVDQIDFLLSKKISKGELNRELKGVGTPLGLSIQENNTDLAKKLLELGADPKKKSFVYTPLELAFRYSDEMVFYFFEHFKEYFIKTITQKGLAIAGLNKNTEIYKLLIDLGCNPLGKDPVFQMPHVFVDYNNLYGLQFLAEYGIDMKHKNKYKETAFERAQKQGKTELMNYLEAFN
- a CDS encoding ISNCY family transposase is translated as MSDKELKRLSVLQEICDQRITQPQAAQLLHISERQIRRLLQKYKAQGPAALAHAARGQTSNSRLPEEIRLKCLNLVAEQFHGFGPTLAHEKLTTVHGFDISVETLRSWMIAANLWIPRAKRLKRPYQPRYNRDCVGELIQIDGSYHDWFEGRSAKCCLLVFIDDATGKLQHLRFCESESAFDYMISTRLYVEQHGKPLAFYSDKHSVFRVNQSSNKDTKITQFGRVLSTLNIDIIFANSPQAKGRVERANRTLQDRLIKEMRLEGICSIEQANAWLPCFIEQFNQKFAKMAFNPKNLHRPITETAEELDDIFTWREPRRVTNSLTITYDKCVYLLENTEENQRLIGKYLEFLEYPDGTVALMHDGRKINYSLFDKLSQLNQREIVENKRLGAVLNHIQQQHEELEQQNKRNRSQKMPSRRAQKTAIEQRNLNPVLDLEMSI
- a CDS encoding DUF962 domain-containing protein, with the protein product MNSQIEPKRDVSVQPQFQLPIKNYAEFYRFYLTEHRNITSRRLHAVGSSVGIYFFSKAIRQRKAKYFVYGLVSGYACAWVGHFMFEKNKPASFKQPLYSFISDWRMLSDIVRGNLSLKDRQLDKIES
- a CDS encoding inorganic triphosphatase; amino-acid sequence: MLEVELKFQIPEARRHALLKALDPKKSETVHLQAKYYDTENQLLSQHSAALRQRLEGTRWIQTLKAMGKTQLHRFEHNHDLGELETAPELNLDIYQEYPEALEILKNTLGEHTEQLKLQFETDIQRTFRVMQYQDAEIEISIDVGEIRTETAKQEIYEVEFELKSGSIQSLLAFSFEWVKKYQLWLDVRSKAEFGHLLVENKSVSPAKFAKELMLNKKESADFNLRLLIANQLQHLLPNIAAISAHVAEPEHLQQAQIALHHLHLSISLFKEWSTDISDKWAYQLAAFKSHFQNLAHFEHMQNTLGALLQNPKTAESLDKDILYAKEKLNNLVKSTLNVQHYLELLMFSLNNEKKTQSHDLKWFAQNTLQNQYKQLQDSLNHADLADLETLEELALRLSELKFSFPILTAIYDVKNLQKYGKALNDAQHASEQYQVLASSSSYLQQTDLEASDWFALGWLTAKQEVYAEKLLEATEQFLVSRKFLK